The Sorangiineae bacterium MSr11954 DNA segment GAAGCGGCGGGCGCGCCGGCAGGAGGCGCGCTCGAAGCGGGGGACGCCGGCGGCGGCGTGGTTTGTGGCGCGGGGGCGGCGGGCGCTCGGGGCCGGGTTGGTTGTTGCGCCCACGCAGCCGTCCACACGAGGACCATTGCCAACGCCAACAGGAACGTGGTGAAGGCGACGAAGACGATGCGGCCCACACGCCGCGGCGGCGCACCAACGGAACGGGCGGAGATGGAGCGCTTCAAGGGGGTGCGAGCAGGGGCAAAATGGGAGGGGGGAGGGAGAAGGGGATGCCGATGCGCGGAGTGTGCGAGCCAGCGTGAAGGCTCGTAGCGCAGCAAACCCTAGGAGGTCAACCGCGCGTATCGGTCCACAACGCCTTTTGCCTCAACCCGAGTTTGTTCCCCTCTTTACGAACTCGTCACCTCGCCCGCCCTCCTTTACCGTTGGGCGGTGGTTCCGCCCACCCCGAGCTTGGACCGGCGCTCGGCCAGCTGCGCGCGGAGTCGGTCGTAGCCTTCGCGGAGCGAGAGCGTGCTGGCGAAGGCTAGCGCTTCGTCCAAGGTCTTGCGCTCGGTGTCCGGGTCTTTTTTGGCGGCGGCGATATCGGCCTTGAGCTGATAAAGCCGCAGCTTGCGCGCGCCGTAGGCCTTGCCGATGGCGCGCGACATCGCGTCCAGCGCCTCGTCGTAGCGCTTCAACTCGAAATACGTGCGCCCGAGGCGGGCCGGCGGGTTGTAGTCCTCGGGAAAATCGTGCTCGCTCTGCGTGAACATCGGAATCGCGCGCGCGGGATCGCCGAGCTCGACATAAGCGAGCATCCGGTGTGCATCGAAGACGGCGCGCCCTTTCGCGTCCGGGGCGCGCTGGGCCTCGCCCTCCAGGAACGCCGCCCACTCGGAGGCCATCTGCTTGGCCACGTCCTTTTTGCCGTCGGCTTTGAGCGCGGAGACGAGCATTTCGAAGGCGGCCGAGCGATCGTCGGCCAGGATGGGCCGGCCCGGCAGGTGCACGATGTCCGTGAGCTCTTTGAGGAGCGGTGCCAGGTAGCCGCGCGCGACCGAGCCCTTCGGCTGCTCCTCCACGCACCCCGTGCCCACCGACGCGATCGTCACCCGGTACGATGACATGGGCAGCGCCGTTCCCTCGCGCAGCGCGACCTCCCCGCATCGCTCCGGCTGCTTGGCCCACGCCAGCGCGGCCACGTACGACGTCAGCGCCTCGGGCCTTCGCGCCCAGCCGCGGGGCGCGGCCGCCAGCACCTTTTCGAGGGCGCGAACGGCGCCGGGGGCATCTTTGTGCACGTCGATGCGCGAGGCCTCCGCAAAGGCAGTATCGAGGTCGCCGGTGGTGTGCGCCTTCGTATCGGCCAGGTCATCGAGCACCTTGGCCAGCTCCGGCGCGGTCACCGTGCCCACCAGCTTCCACGAGACCTTCTCCGTCTGCGGATCGATCACCCAGATGGTCGGCAGCGCATCCAGCCCGTACTTGGCAAAGTAGGCGCCGTTCTTTTCCTTCTCGCTGTCGAGCGCGAGCCACACGAACTTATCGGCTTCGGCGCGCAGCTGGGGGGTGTCGAGCACATAGCTCTTCAAACTCAGGCACGAATGGCACCACGGCGCCCAGCCATCGACGAACAGCGGCTTGTTCTTCGCTTTGGCCTCGGCGAGCGCGCGACCGTAATCATCCTCGATGAAGGGCAGGGGGCGCGCGGCCTTGCTCGCCCCAGAGGCTCCCTCGGAGGATGTCGTCGATGCGGCGGTGGTCTGCCCGGCTGCCGGCTTGCCTGACGCGGCAGGTGCGCACGCCGACGTGGCCAGCAGCGCCAGTGATCCGAGTGACAGGGCCGTGAAGCCAAAGAAGCCGAGCTGTCGCATGAAGTTCTCCCGCCCGCCACTGTACGCGAGCACGAAGCGGAGTCAATTTGGTACAAGGCTTCCTTTTCGCGGGTTTACGTCTTCATGCGTCGTAGCCGGCTCAGGTCCTGGCGCGCTCGGGTTGCGTGCTCTTCGAAGACTTGGGCACGAACCAGATGATCGCGCCGATGGCGAACCCGACCGGGACAGCGAACATGGCCGCGCGCATGGGGATGTAGGCGGAGAGCGCACCGATCAGCGGAGGTGACCAGAGGTCGCCAAAGAGGTGGATGACGAAGATGCTGAGCGCCATGGCGCTGGCCCGCCGCTCCTCGGGCACGCTCCGCAGGATGGCCGCGTTGATGGGCGACGAGGCCACGAAGAGCGCGACCTGGCAGGGGACCGAGAACGCAAAGAACGACCCCGATGTATCGGCCACGAAGCAGAGCGCGGCCAGCGGGGCCCCGATGGCCGAGGCCAACGCGCAGGTGGCCAGGTAGCCCAGCGAGCGATTGTGCTCCGGATCCGACTCGCCACGGTCCTTCTTCGCGGCCGCGTCGCCCAGGAACCCTCCCAGCACGGTGCCGATCGCCCCCGCGATGACGGTGATCCCGCCGAAGTACAAGTTCGCCGATTTCAAATCGAGACGATAAGTCTCGTAAATAAAGGTCGGCGCCCAGAAGGCGAAGCCGCCGATGGCAAAGGTGTACGCGGCGTAACCCAGCACCGTGCGCCGGTAGATGCGCAGGGGCCAGAGCAGCTTGGCGGCGGCGAGCAGCGATTCGCGCGTGGTGGCCGCCCGGCGCGGCGGCTCCACGATGAGCAAGCAGAGAAGGGCGAGGACGAGCCCCGGCCCGCCGGCCACGT contains these protein-coding regions:
- a CDS encoding thioredoxin family protein codes for the protein MRQLGFFGFTALSLGSLALLATSACAPAASGKPAAGQTTAASTTSSEGASGASKAARPLPFIEDDYGRALAEAKAKNKPLFVDGWAPWCHSCLSLKSYVLDTPQLRAEADKFVWLALDSEKEKNGAYFAKYGLDALPTIWVIDPQTEKVSWKLVGTVTAPELAKVLDDLADTKAHTTGDLDTAFAEASRIDVHKDAPGAVRALEKVLAAAPRGWARRPEALTSYVAALAWAKQPERCGEVALREGTALPMSSYRVTIASVGTGCVEEQPKGSVARGYLAPLLKELTDIVHLPGRPILADDRSAAFEMLVSALKADGKKDVAKQMASEWAAFLEGEAQRAPDAKGRAVFDAHRMLAYVELGDPARAIPMFTQSEHDFPEDYNPPARLGRTYFELKRYDEALDAMSRAIGKAYGARKLRLYQLKADIAAAKKDPDTERKTLDEALAFASTLSLREGYDRLRAQLAERRSKLGVGGTTAQR
- a CDS encoding MFS transporter, with the translated sequence MIRHPLAILILLTGLNLLNYLDRYVLSAVLPRIEADLGLSKLVEGTAATVFLVGYFATSPMFGVLGDRGRRTRLIALGVAVWSLATLWSGLAAGKWSLLASRALVGIGEASYATIAPTVIDDLAPPERRTRWLAVFYAAMPIGSALGFFTGGLVQAQHGWRAAFYVAGGPGLVLALLCLLIVEPPRRAATTRESLLAAAKLLWPLRIYRRTVLGYAAYTFAIGGFAFWAPTFIYETYRLDLKSANLYFGGITVIAGAIGTVLGGFLGDAAAKKDRGESDPEHNRSLGYLATCALASAIGAPLAALCFVADTSGSFFAFSVPCQVALFVASSPINAAILRSVPEERRASAMALSIFVIHLFGDLWSPPLIGALSAYIPMRAAMFAVPVGFAIGAIIWFVPKSSKSTQPERART